TTGGATTCCTTCAGGGAATTCCCAACCGCCGATATTTGTTTTAGGGATAATCACACGTTTAAATCCAAGTTTCGCTGCTTCTTGTACGCGCTGCTCAATACGTGAAACACGACGTACTTCACCAGTCAATCCTACTTCACCCACATAGCAGTCCATGCCGTTGACCGGCTGATCTTTGAAACTAGAAGCAATCGAAGCAATGATTGCTAGGTCGACAGCTGGTTCAGTTAATCTGACTCCGCCTGCTACTTTGATATAAGCATCTTGCTGTTGCAATAAATAGCTTTCTTTCTTCTCAAGTACAGCCATCAATAAATTCAAACGGTTATGGTCAATACCTGTAGCCATACGTCTAGGATTATTGAAAGTTGTCGGTGTAACTAAGGCTTGTACTTCAATCAATAGCGGTCTGGTACCTTCCATGGTTGGTACGATAGTCGAACCTGCCACATTGGTAGAACGTTCTTCTAAGAACATTTCAGAAGGATTTTTCACGCCCTTCAATCCGCTATGTTTCATTTCAAAAATACCCATTTCATTAGTAGAGCCGAAGCGGTTTTTAACTGCGCGCAGAATACGGTAGGCATGGTGTTCATCACCTTCAAAATACAATACTGTATCCACCATGTGTTCTAGTAATCTTGGTCCTGCAATTTGGCCTTCTTTCGTTACATGCCCTACTATAAAGGTTGCAATATTCATCTGCTTTGCAATACCCATTAAAATTTGTGTACTTTCTCTTACTTGCGAGACCGAACCTGGCGCAGAATTAATATCCGGATGATAAATTGTTTGAATGGAATCTACCACCACTAAATCAGGTTGTGTCTGTTTGACCGCTTCTTTAATCACTTCTAAATCTGTTTCTGCAAATACATTCAAATTGCTGGAATCTTCTTCCAGACGATCTGCACGCAACTTGGTTTGGTTAAGTGATTCTTCACCAGTTATATATAAAACTTTTTTCTTTTGTGATAAGGCTGAACAGATTTGCAGTAGCAACGTAGATTTACCAATTCCTGGATCTCCGCCGATTAAGACCAGTGACCCTTGTACAACGCCGCCTCCTAAGACTCTGTCGAATTCAGGAGAACTCGTTTGAATACGCGGAGTCGTCTCATTTTGTACTTGATTCAGCTTCGTTACTTTCGCTGTCTGCTCACGTGTACGCATGCCTCTGCCGCTTGGTGCTTCTTTCTTTTCAACGACTTCTTCCATTTGGTTCCATGCTCCACAATTCGGACATTTACCCATCCATTTCGGAGATTGGTACCCACATGCCATACACTCAAAGATGACTTTTTTCTTTGCCAAAATCACACCTCCTATTTTTTGTGAAAAGCATAATTATTTTACACCTTTACTATGCTAAATTCCATCATATCAGATTTTGAATTTTTACAGGGTCTCAAATGCATAAAGAAAGAGCATACGTTGATATTACAATGCAACGCATGCTCTTACTCTATCTATTCAATTTGTATTTGATTTTACGCTTTTGTAGCTGTTTTAACCGTTTCATCTGTTTCACGGTCGTTGATATTATATTCGAATTTTTCGCCGTTATGATCCACAACTACATCTTTGCCTTCTAATTGGTTGCCGTCTAAAATCAATTCACTCAAGTTGTCTTCAACTGTTTTTTGAATTGCTCTGATAAGCGGACGTGCACCATATTGAGGGTCGTAACCTTCTTCAGCAATTTTTTCTTTAGCTTGGTCAGTAACGCTGATATTAATATCTTGTTCAGATAAGCGTTCTGTAAGTTTATTAACCATTTTAGTTACGATTTCTTTCAATTCTTCTTTATTAAGTTTGTGGAAGACGATAATATCATCTACACGGTTTAAGAATTCAGGACGGAAGGCATTTTTCAATTCTTTCAACATTGTGCTGCGAATTGTTTCATAGTCTTGACCTTCTGATGAACCGCCACCGAAACCTGTAAAGCGTTGGTCTTGTAATTCTTGTGCACCAACGTTTGAAGTCATAACGATAACTGTATTACGGAAATCGACTCTGCGTCCTTTCGTATCAGTTAAGAAACCATCATCTAGGACTTGAAGCAAGATGTTGAATACATCTGGATGTGCTTTTTCGATTTCATCGAACAAGATAACTGAATAAGGTTTGCGTCTTACTTTTTCAGTTAATTGTCCGCCGTCATCATGACCTACATAGCCTGGAGGGGCACCAACTAAACGACTGACTGAGTGTTTTTCCATGAATTCACTCATGTCTACACGAATCATTGCATCTTCGTCTCCGAACATTGATTCAGCTAAGGCACGAGCTAATTCTGTTTTACCTACACCAGTTGGTCCTAAGAAGATAAAGCTTCCGATTGGACGTTTAGGGTCTTTCAATCCTGCACGAGCACGTCTTACTGCTTTACTGATTGAAGTTACAGCATCTTTTTGACCGATGACACGTTCATGCAATGTGTCTTCTAAGTTCAACAGACGTTCAGATTCTGTTTCGTTCAAACGAGTCAATGGGATACCAGTCCATCCAGCAATCACTTCAGCGATGTCATTTTCACTTAAAGTTGTATTAGAACCGCCTTGTGCATTTTTCCATTCATTTTTAGCGTCTTCGTATTGTTTTTCTAATTTAGTTTGTTTATCACGAAGATTAGCAGCATTTTCAAATTCTTGTGAATGTACAGCTGCATCTTTTTCGTTTTTCACTTTTTCAATTTCTTGTTCGATTTCTTTCAAGTTCGTTGGTGTGGTATGACTTTTAAGTCTTACTTTAGAACTTGCTTCATCGATTAAGTCGATAGCTTTATCTGGTAAGAAGCGATCTGAAACATAACGGTCACTTAAACGTGCTGCTGCTTCGATAGCTTCATCAGAGATGTTGATACGGTGATGTGCTTCATAGCAATCACGTAAACCTTTCAAGATAGATACTGTGTCTTCAACAGTTGGTTCATCTACTTGTACAGGTTGGAAACGACGTTCTAACGCTGCGTCTTTTTCAATGTGTTTACGATATTCGTCTAATGTTGTGGCACCGATTGCTTGCAATTCACCACGTGCAAGTGCTGGTTTCAAGATGTTAGAGGCATCAATTGCGCCTTCAGCACCGCCTGCACCGATTAATGTGTGCAATTCATCGATGAATAAGATAACATCGCCTGCTTGGTGAATTTCTTCCATTACTTTTTTAAGTCTTTCTTCGAATTCACCACGATATTTAGTACCAGCAACCACTGTACCCATATCTAATGACATCACACGTTTATTTTTCAATGTTTCAGGTACTTCATTATTTACAATTGCTTGAGCTAAGCCTTCTGCAATTGCTGTTTTACCTACACCAGGTTCCCCGATTAATACTGGGTTGTTTTTAGTACGACGGCTCAATACTTCGATCACACGTGTGATTTCTGCGTCACGTCCGACAACAGGATCTAATGTGCCGTCTTTAGCAATCGCTGTTAAATCACGTGCTAAACCATCTAATGTCGGTGTGTTATTAGATTTTGCGGCTTGCGCATTTTTGTTGCTCATTTCCGGGCTGCCAAGTGCTTTAACAACTTGAGCACGTGCTTTTGTAATATTTAAGTCTAAGTTTGCAAACACACGTGCTGCTACGCCTTCATTTTCACGGATTAAACCAAGCAAGATATGCTCTGTTCCGACGAAATTATGGTGAAGTTTACGTGCTTCATCCATTGAAAGTTCGATAACTTTCTTAGCTCTTGGCGTATAGTGCAATGTGCCGACTTGTTCTTGACCTTGTCCGATTAGTTTCTCTACTTCTGCTACTACAAGATCTTCTGTAATACCGAAACTTTCTAATACTTTAGCTGCGATGCCTTCTGGTTCTTTCATTAAACCGAGAAGTAAGTGTTCAGTTCCGATATTTGAGTGATTCAAACGAATCGCTTCTTCTTGTGCATGCGCTAATACACGCTGTGCACGTTCTGTAAGTCTGCCGAATAACATAGCATAACCTCCTATTTTATATGTTCTCTAATAATATTTGCTCTTTGTTCATTTATCGATACTTCATCTGTGTCATTTATTAAAAATGGTGTTTGTATAGCGACCATCATTTCATTAAAATTAAAGTCTGGTATTTCAATATACCCTAAATCTATACCTAGTTTCACTTCGCTGAGTCGCATTGCCGCTTCTTCAAGTGACATCAAGCGACTATATCGCAACAATCCGAAAGAACGATAGATGCGATTTTCCATTTCAACTGAACTATGTTGGTCCAATTGTTTTCTGACATTCAATTCTTCTGTAATGATTTGTTGTACAATCTCTATTAAAGTTTCTATAATTTGTTCTTCTGTTCTTCCCAACGTCAATTGGTTTGAAACTTGGAAGACGTGGCCATACACTTGCGAGCCTTCGCCATAAATACCTCTGATGGTGAAGCCGAAGCGGTTAATCGTTTGCGCGATTCGATTCATACGTTTGGTAATCGAAAGACCAGGCAAATGCAGCATTACGCTGGCACGCATTCCTGTACCAATATTCGTGGGACAGGTTGTAAGATAACCAAGTGTTTCGTCAAAGCTGATGCTGAGTTTGCGATCTAACTCATCGTCTACTTCTGAAGCCTTTTGAAATAAAGATTCAAGATTCATATCGGTACTCATCGTTTGAATCCGGATATGATCTTCTTCATTTACCATTATGCTTAATGATTCATCTTCATTCAACAATACTGCTGAGGCAGGTTGTTTAATCAGCTCTGAACTAATTAAATGTTTGGCTACAAGTTTAAGTTTATCTCTTTGTTCCAGATTGCTCAGCTGCAAAGTCTGCATTTTCGGCAATGCATCTTGTACTTCATTAATTACCTTTTGACCTTCAATATCTGAAGTAAACATTAAGGGGTGCACATGATTATCCAAGTTTCTTGCGAGTCGAATGCGTGAAGACATTACCACAGGTGTTTCTTCACCATGTTCCATCCATTCACTCATATACATTGAATGTTCTTTCATGCAGCTATCCCTCGCTTTCTGCTTGAAGTGCTTTAATTTCATCGCGTACTACAGCCGCTTCTTCAAACAATTGCTTATCTACTAATTGCTGTAAATATTTATTTTTAGATTCGATTAATTTCTTAAGTGCTATTTTATGCGTTGAGGAAACAGGTGTCTTACCGACATGTTCAAATTGTCCACCTTGCACACGTCTTACAATATCCACAATATCCTCTTTGAAAGTCGTGTAGCATTGCGCACATCCGAATTTCCCTTTATAGGCAATATCTTTAATTGTCATATGGCAGTTTGGGCAGCGCTTTTCTTCTTTAACATTGAATTCTTCTAAATGAATACCATGCTTTGTCGCTAAGTGCTGCAAGATTTG
Above is a genomic segment from Staphylococcus piscifermentans containing:
- a CDS encoding protein arginine kinase, coding for MKEHSMYMSEWMEHGEETPVVMSSRIRLARNLDNHVHPLMFTSDIEGQKVINEVQDALPKMQTLQLSNLEQRDKLKLVAKHLISSELIKQPASAVLLNEDESLSIMVNEEDHIRIQTMSTDMNLESLFQKASEVDDELDRKLSISFDETLGYLTTCPTNIGTGMRASVMLHLPGLSITKRMNRIAQTINRFGFTIRGIYGEGSQVYGHVFQVSNQLTLGRTEEQIIETLIEIVQQIITEELNVRKQLDQHSSVEMENRIYRSFGLLRYSRLMSLEEAAMRLSEVKLGIDLGYIEIPDFNFNEMMVAIQTPFLINDTDEVSINEQRANIIREHIK
- a CDS encoding ATP-dependent Clp protease ATP-binding subunit encodes the protein MLFGRLTERAQRVLAHAQEEAIRLNHSNIGTEHLLLGLMKEPEGIAAKVLESFGITEDLVVAEVEKLIGQGQEQVGTLHYTPRAKKVIELSMDEARKLHHNFVGTEHILLGLIRENEGVAARVFANLDLNITKARAQVVKALGSPEMSNKNAQAAKSNNTPTLDGLARDLTAIAKDGTLDPVVGRDAEITRVIEVLSRRTKNNPVLIGEPGVGKTAIAEGLAQAIVNNEVPETLKNKRVMSLDMGTVVAGTKYRGEFEERLKKVMEEIHQAGDVILFIDELHTLIGAGGAEGAIDASNILKPALARGELQAIGATTLDEYRKHIEKDAALERRFQPVQVDEPTVEDTVSILKGLRDCYEAHHRINISDEAIEAAARLSDRYVSDRFLPDKAIDLIDEASSKVRLKSHTTPTNLKEIEQEIEKVKNEKDAAVHSQEFENAANLRDKQTKLEKQYEDAKNEWKNAQGGSNTTLSENDIAEVIAGWTGIPLTRLNETESERLLNLEDTLHERVIGQKDAVTSISKAVRRARAGLKDPKRPIGSFIFLGPTGVGKTELARALAESMFGDEDAMIRVDMSEFMEKHSVSRLVGAPPGYVGHDDGGQLTEKVRRKPYSVILFDEIEKAHPDVFNILLQVLDDGFLTDTKGRRVDFRNTVIVMTSNVGAQELQDQRFTGFGGGSSEGQDYETIRSTMLKELKNAFRPEFLNRVDDIIVFHKLNKEELKEIVTKMVNKLTERLSEQDINISVTDQAKEKIAEEGYDPQYGARPLIRAIQKTVEDNLSELILDGNQLEGKDVVVDHNGEKFEYNINDRETDETVKTATKA
- the radA gene encoding DNA repair protein RadA, translating into MAKKKVIFECMACGYQSPKWMGKCPNCGAWNQMEEVVEKKEAPSGRGMRTREQTAKVTKLNQVQNETTPRIQTSSPEFDRVLGGGVVQGSLVLIGGDPGIGKSTLLLQICSALSQKKKVLYITGEESLNQTKLRADRLEEDSSNLNVFAETDLEVIKEAVKQTQPDLVVVDSIQTIYHPDINSAPGSVSQVRESTQILMGIAKQMNIATFIVGHVTKEGQIAGPRLLEHMVDTVLYFEGDEHHAYRILRAVKNRFGSTNEMGIFEMKHSGLKGVKNPSEMFLEERSTNVAGSTIVPTMEGTRPLLIEVQALVTPTTFNNPRRMATGIDHNRLNLLMAVLEKKESYLLQQQDAYIKVAGGVRLTEPAVDLAIIASIASSFKDQPVNGMDCYVGEVGLTGEVRRVSRIEQRVQEAAKLGFKRVIIPKTNIGGWEFPEGIQVIGVTSVHEALDFALMKR